In a genomic window of Planctomycetia bacterium:
- a CDS encoding chemotaxis protein CheX, with the protein MTVNYEDMIEQIAQSVFATMLNIDLVRIELTALPERDLLLAAVHIVGEWTGSVVLALSQPVATSAAAAMLQVSADEVTENDRTDVAAELVNMVGGNLKSLLPGPSFLSLPTTVSGREFGVQVRDAESLYDVALASEYGPLQVRLFAKHAAAAIASAT; encoded by the coding sequence ATGACCGTGAACTACGAAGACATGATCGAACAAATCGCGCAGTCCGTCTTCGCCACGATGTTGAACATCGATCTCGTGCGCATCGAACTGACGGCGCTTCCTGAACGGGACCTGCTGCTGGCCGCCGTGCATATCGTCGGCGAATGGACCGGGAGCGTCGTGCTGGCTCTTTCGCAGCCGGTCGCGACGAGCGCCGCCGCGGCCATGCTGCAAGTCTCGGCGGACGAGGTCACCGAAAACGATCGGACCGATGTCGCTGCGGAGTTGGTGAACATGGTCGGCGGCAACCTGAAAAGCCTGCTGCCGGGCCCTTCGTTCCTCTCGCTGCCGACGACCGTTTCCGGCCGTGAGTTCGGCGTGCAAGTGCGCGATGCGGAGTCGCTATACGACGTCGCCTTGGCCTCGGAATACGGCCCGCTGCAAGTCCGACTCTTCGCTAAACACGCCGCCGCAGCCATCGCGTCGGCAACCTGA
- a CDS encoding response regulator, with amino-acid sequence MSNKVLVVDDSGTMRKIISRALNAVGYTEVVEAGDGNEGLAAFQKEPFRLVMTDWNMPNKSGLELTADIRATGSKVPIFMVTTEGEKGRVLEAIRAGITDYLVKPFSADVLREKLGKYSVV; translated from the coding sequence ATGAGCAATAAAGTTCTCGTCGTCGACGATTCCGGAACGATGCGTAAGATCATCAGCCGCGCGCTCAATGCCGTCGGCTACACCGAGGTCGTCGAGGCCGGCGACGGCAATGAAGGCTTAGCCGCCTTTCAAAAGGAGCCGTTCCGACTCGTCATGACCGATTGGAACATGCCCAACAAGTCGGGCCTGGAGCTGACCGCCGACATTCGCGCTACCGGCTCGAAGGTGCCGATCTTCATGGTCACGACCGAAGGGGAGAAGGGGCGCGTGCTCGAAGCCATTCGCGCCGGCATCACCGATTATCTCGTCAAGCCGTTCTCGGCCGATGTCCTGCGCGAGAAGCTCGGGAAGTATTCCGTCGTCTAA
- a CDS encoding chemotaxis protein CheX, translating into MRVEFINPFVAATSDVFQTMLGRTLTRGPLSMVREHTPMHEVSGLIGLSGACRGMVVVSVGRDTAISAAEAMLGARPEGLDRDVLDAIGELTNMIAGAAKTKLEEYRMTIGLPMVICGKAQAIAFPSQASPIVIPFESDIGPICVQVGLVESPAS; encoded by the coding sequence ATGCGAGTCGAGTTCATCAACCCGTTCGTCGCCGCCACGAGCGACGTGTTTCAAACCATGCTCGGGCGCACGCTCACGCGCGGCCCCTTGAGCATGGTCCGCGAACACACGCCGATGCACGAAGTGAGCGGCCTCATCGGGTTGAGCGGCGCTTGCCGGGGGATGGTCGTCGTGAGCGTCGGCCGCGACACGGCGATCTCGGCCGCCGAAGCGATGCTCGGCGCTAGGCCCGAGGGGCTCGATCGGGACGTGCTCGATGCGATCGGCGAATTGACGAACATGATCGCCGGTGCGGCGAAGACGAAGCTCGAAGAGTATCGCATGACGATCGGGCTGCCGATGGTCATCTGCGGCAAAGCGCAAGCGATCGCGTTTCCGTCGCAAGCGTCGCCGATCGTGATCCCGTTCGAATCCGACATCGGCCCGATCTGCGTGCAAGTCGGGCTGGTGGAAAGTCCCGCTTCGTGA